ccaggatcgcgccctgggccaaaggcaggtgccaaaccgctgcgccacccagggatccctacaaaggTTTTTGAATTAAATAACTTTTGTGATCATTACTGGGAAGATCTAGGTGTCAAAACTAGGTTTCCTTTAAAGCTATCCTCAGAAAAATGTGGTCTAAGTCTAAGAGATACCAACTTAGGTTTATCTTATAACAATGTAGACAGTAGTACTGGGTTTTACAGCCAATAAGCTGGTTACTGAGTTATATGTACCAACACATTTCAACAATAGGTCTTTAATTTGCATTCATAAGGTTTTAGGATTGAAGATCAAAACTATGTGCATTCCTAAAAATGAGTATGTTGGCAATAAGATCTCATTAAGTGCAAGGAATGAAGTCTAAAGTGTGTTTtagagaacataaaaaaaaaaatagagaacataaaAGACCTACACTCTTAGTGTTAATTCCACCAGCTAGCCATTCTTAGCTtgagcaagtcttttttttttttttttttttttttttaacttcacggtctttttatttttacttcactgTTTGTCCATTTCCCAATGGGAGTTGGGGAAACAGGACACCTGGGACCAAAGGAGATCCAAACACCTGTTCCTTTTCCAAAAGTACTATCATGCCGAAAACGAAAACATGACATTTGAATTCTAAGAAGGCCGTATGTGGATTCAGACTGCTCTCCTCATAACCAGGGTTCAAAAATACATAATCAGGTCATATATTCAACAGACCTCAACTGAATGTCTGCTATCCACAATTCCCAAGATATGGGCTATTCCGTTCTGGTTTCTATCTGATAGTTTACAAATCCTATTCATACACCtgtcatttaatcatcacaatgaCTCTGTGAAGTAAAACTAAGGTTCAGAAAGTTAAGGACTTGACGAAGACCACACAGTTAAACACCAGGTCTTGTAAGTCCAAAGCTCTTGCATTTTCTTCTACACACAAATCAAGTATATAGGAATCACTCTCATTCTTTGTCCCAATAATATAAAGACAACTAGGACATCTTTGAGTCCTTGTGAATTCATGTTAAGTATGACAACAGTTGTAGCACCCTTAAAAAATcacccttttaattttttaaaaaagattttatttattttacttgagagagagagagtgtgtgtgagcacaagcaggggctaTGGGGtagagcaagaagcagactctttgaaccaagtggggagcccaatgcagggctggaccctaggaccctgggatgatgacctgagccaaaggctgacacttaactgactgaggtacccaggtgcccctaaatcacCCTTTTTATCAGGACAGGCTTGGCATTAGCAAAAAGTTTACACAACAACCTAGGAAGAAAGTTAGATTATGAACAAGGAAACTATGTATAAATGTTAAGAttttaggtctttaaaaataataagtaaactcACTCTTTTAAAGAAcacccccctccacacacatacacccaaacttacttattttacaaaatgattcACCATAGGATTTAAAGAATGCCACTTAAGAGacacgcctgggtgtctcagcggttgaacatctgcctttggctcagggtgtcatcccaggtctggggatggagtcccctatcgggctctctgtgaggaggctgcttctccctcgaggtctctgcctctctctgtctctcatgaataaatacattttaaaaaaatctttataaataaagccACTTAAGTATGTCATGTACACACAGAGTAGATATACCATAccatatataaaatcacaaaatgtattatggttctctttttataaattaaaaaaataaaatccagagagGATTAGTGTCTTGAATGTTAAATGTAGCTGAAGTAGAATACATGCTAAGCTAGAGGTCCAGAGAACCAAAATTAAGTCTCAGGGCTTTCAGCCTAGACTATTTTCCACTACATAGTGGTATTTCTTATCAGCTTGGAACAGGTTCCttatctgtccttttttttacAGCTCAAAGAAGACTAGCCATATGTGAAATTCtaaagaggcaggagagaggtgaaagggaaagaagccagactttCTATTGCTGTTATATTGGTATGTGACTTTGGCATTATCTCTCAGCTATTATTAAGTTAAAAGTGGTGGTGTGGTGTGGATGTTGGGCGGTGGGAGGGGTGGGCAAAAAGCAAAGAAGTCTGCCTGGAGACAGAGGCTCCAGTTCTGATCTTGCTAACTCACTTTGGGAGCCATTCCATACCTACAGGCCTTagttcctcatttatttattcatttaattaacaactctctgttgagcacctactatgtgccaggcatagttATAGGGATATGACAGTGAGTAAAGCAAAAATTCTTACTTTCTCAGAGTTTATATTCTACTTGGAGTAAAGCAATgcagatattaaataaatatctattatgcAAGCAGTGATGTTAAGGATAGTGTAGCCACTAGCCATTTGTGgctattcaaattaaaataaagaaaactaaaaattcactTCTTCAGTTTTACTAGCCATGTTTCAGAGGCTCAATAATcacatatggctagtggctaccacagTGGAGAGTGAAGGTACAGAACATTTTCACcatcacagaaaattctatcAGACAGTACTGGGATAGAGTGATGGAGAAGGGATGCTATTTCAGATGGAGTGTTGAGCCAAAGCTTTTCCaatgagactttaaaaattttttttatttattaatgtgagagatagagaaagcacaagatggggaggggcagaggagaaggagaagcagattcctcactgagctgggagccccatgagaggctcaatctcaggaccccaggataatgacctaagccgaaggcagacacttaaccgattgagccacccaggtgccccataaggtGACTTTTGAACAGAGACCTGAATGAAGTGCGGGAGGGAATTCAGGTGCTATCTGAAGAAAGAGCTTCCAaacaaaagatcatttatttgTGGGACTGTATAATTTAAGGTCCCTTTCAGCATTAAAATTTAGGttcaaagttcttaaaaaaaaaaaaaaaaaaaggtctgaggTTGTAGTATTATTAGAAGCCTAGTACAAAAGAAATAgtgagaattcctttttcttttgcagaaagCAATGCTTCCATGTATTGCCTACTCCCTATTTAAAAGCTCCTACTAAAGACCcacaacagggcacctgggtggctcagttggttaagcatctgccttcggctcatgatcctggggtcctgggatggagccctacatctggctccctgctccgtgaggagtctgcttctccctctcccattccccctgcttgtcctctctgtcaaagaaacaaaatccttaaaaaaataaagacccacTTCAGAGACAAGAagtaaagattattttctttttagttcctTTAAGTCAGACAACTGAACATTCTGAGCTTCTTAAATTATTATCTCTTCTGACTCTGACGTAACTCTAAAGGCTTTTATCAAACcctgttttaaaagataaattctcCCTCCCCAAATCCACTGAATGCCTCTCAACTTATTAGCATCATTTAGTCCCTACATtagaaactgaaaattatttttaagtgagacTTGAGCATCTTAACCAGGTGAACTACACTTTGAATGGAAGCTTGCCCAATGACTGCTAAATATGCAAAGCACAAATTTGAAGCAATAAGCTTATGTATTATCTTCCCAATCAGAAAGTATCacgccataaaaaaaaaaaaaaaaaaaaaaaaagggatccctggtggcgcagcggtttggcgcttgcctttggcccagggcgcgatcctggagacccgggatcgaatcccacgtcgggctcccagtgcatggagcctgcttctcgctctgcctgtgtctctgcctctctctctctctctctgtgactatcataaaaaaaaaaaaaaaaaaaaaaagaaagtatcacgCTCACCATTTCATATCTTAAATCCCAGGGCTCTCATGCACTCCTTGTGGGCCTCAATTAGGTGTCCACAGTGCTCCTCTCCTTTCTCAATGAtgctataaaacaaaatgtacttGTTATCTAACAAAGTAGGCATTAAGTACATTACTAGTAAACAAGCAGCATGATAGTGATGGGGGGTGAGACAGAACATGGGTCTGATGGAATGTAGCTGaagctttacttttttatttcttcatttttgtatttatctttttattggagtttgatttgccaacagtagctggagctttaaaaaaaatgctattacaCCGAATGGCTTTGTTTTTATTGGCTTTTGTAATATTTCTGTGCCCATGAAGATATTCCACAGACAACTAGCTTTTAGGGAGAATCtaattagaagaaataattatGCCTATCAAATATTGCCTCTAGCTTATATCCAAGGAACATACATAGTTCTCTAATGAAATAAACCATCTGAACATTTACCTTCAATTTGCctactataaaataattaaatttttcattctgCCCTACATTCAAATAGACCCAAATAAATCTCCTTCTAATCAAAATACACCCAACCACATAAACATCAAGATCTGCCAGCCAACAGCAGCCTAATGAGCCTCCCTCATGATGATCAAAGAACTTTCTATTTGTAGGATGCACAAAGTAAAAACTAGGACCATACAGCTTGACTTCTAGGGCCTGAAAAGGCAATTTTAGTAAAGATGAAGTTAAGCCGaatttaattataagaaaaaactgACTACTGACTATAGATATTTGTGCATAGTGGTCTGAGGCAACTAACATGAAAACAATCGGAAGGATAGGTTTtccttctttaaagaaaagaaagaaagaaagaaagaaagaaagaaagaaagaaagaaagaaagaaagaaagaaagaaaagaaagaaagaaagaaagaaagaaagaaagaaagaaaaaaaaaaaaaaaaaaagaaagaaagaaagaaagaaagaaagaccatacATCCTTCAATAGCTCAAGGGCTGCCTGCAGATGAAGGGATGCTGGGGATAGAGCCCCCTGTGAAGAGAACAGCTGGCGAGGCCCTCGTGTGGCTTGTATCATTGACCTGTACAGTAATCCTAGAGGCGGACACTTTTATtagacccattttacagacacaGGACGCAGGTACcttaagtgatttgctcaaggtcacaaagctggtgGACCATGGATTcatgatcatggtatctcccctgccaggtaagtatggACCAAGGATTCAAATCAAACCTTGACTCTGCATCTCAGGCTCTCAGTCATGACTCCGGGCTCTTTTTAAGATTCAATAAGCACTTACTGTAAACTAGGAAAGCCATTTCTGCATCAGACTGTCGCCTTTCGATTCTTTCGCGGTATTAGTTGCGAAGTATCGAGCAGTAATAAAAAGCACTAAGCTCCTTACAACTTAACCGCACTATGccacttttgaatttttttttttttttttttggtgtgaggATAAAaaaggggctggagggagaggtgTGCATTCACATTTTCTGCCCATTCCCCCCGAATGAGATTTGTTCCACAATCCACAACGGAGGCGGTATCAAATGAAAAGAAACGAAACCTTCCGTGGGTTGATGGTAATTGGTAATTTAGATGTACTATTCTCAACACGGTGTCACCCTGCTtcacagatgatttttttcattcatctctccaaagatgatggaggaggagaggcaaGGGGGACTCTTCAGTACTTTTAAGACACGTAACCGGGTCCCGCTGTGCTAAAATTTTACCAGAAAACTTTTACTCTTCGATCTTGCCAAGTCTTCTCTCCTACCCCGTACCGGGTGGTAACAGCAATCATTAGTATAGACTTCCATTAATTTTAAGCTCCTTTTTAAGTCAATTCGCATCTTTCATCTATTTCTACGTATTTAGGAGACCGAAGGGCAGCACTTGACGCGTAACAGATGCTCAAAGACCCTTTGCAGAAAAGCTGAACGGGTGAAGCGAGCCCGCTTCGTCCACGTCCCCCGGCTGGGCTACGGGGACAGCCGGCCCACAGCCCACGGCGCCCTACAACTCCCAAGGGCGCAGCACAGCGAGCCGGGTCCGGTACGAGCCCGAGGCCGAGCGGGGTACGGAGGCAcctgcccgccgccccctcccgctTGCGCACTGACCACGCATCGCGCGCCTTCTTGGTCTCCGGGCAGGCGCAGCAGGGCTTCAGCGGCTTCTTCTCCTGTGAGTCAGATGGGGCAGGGCTTGCGGCCGCCAGGCCCGGCATCTTTGAGGCCTAGAGGCAGCAATGAGCACCGCCACCTTACCCGGTTCCAGGCCCGGCGCACGCCGATTCGCTCGCCGTCACTTCCGGCGGAGCCCTACGGGGGACAGGAagtcccgcccctccccccaccgcagGAGACGGAGGTGGGGAAACTTGGCGCCTGCGCAGAGAAAGCTAACAGGCAATGAAGTGCGGGCGCTTCTTCGACGCAGGCGCAGAGAGGCGCGGGGTGAAAGGGCAGGTTGTGAGGCGCCCCGGGGGCGGCTGGAAAGGCGGCGACCGGCAGGTATCTCCGCCCAGCGGTGGGAAACCGAAGCCCGAGAGGGTGAGATGACTTGTCCACGCCCACCAGGAGGAACCGCTGACGAAAGCCGGTTCCCCGCCGAGTCACGGATCGATTCCGCGTGTTTCCTGCTGTCGGATGGTCGGCCCGCTCCTCCCATTTTCTGATTCAGTTAAACTTGATGAGCAAAGACATTTGAACAGTGCGACCCACCGGTGAGAGGGGAAAACGCGCCTGCCGTTCTCCAtgcaccttaattttttttaaaaaagattttatttatttatttattcgtgagagacacggcagagggagaagcaggctccacgcagggagcccgacgtgggactcgacgtgggactcgaccccgggtctccagggtcacgccctgggccgaaggcagccgccaacccgctgagccacccgggctgccctacacttTAATTCTTCGCGAAAAATTGTTCCTAGCTCCCTTTCTGAGTGATTTGATTTCACTATGACTTGTTCTCACTCGTAGGGCAGAGAGACCAGTTAATGAAGTTGAAAAATGACTATTTCCTTGGCACGTCTCGAATTCCATTAGGTACATAAGTAAACGGATGCCTACTATTTGCAGTTGTGGAGGGTtgttgtgttttgtgtttgttttgttttgtttttcctgtagaGAATTGTTGGGAGAAAGGgattgaacttattttttttttttttaaaaccaggacTTAAAGGCGTCAGAGAGCTGCCTAGTGATTGATATTTTGGGTAATCAAACTTCTCAGTATCCCCTAAGCAAGGTTCGTTTCTGTATGCTAGAGATTTGGTTCGGGGAATCCGTAGGTATGGCTGTAAACTGGCGCTGTATAGAAATGATTTCTCGGTTTGTGCACCTGGTCTCCCGAGACCCCCTgagcgccaccccccccccccccgctcccctcccctcccctccgcgcGCGGTCCCATTTCTGCTCCAACAAGAGGAAAGAAACCATTGTGAACGGGGAGAAACTCGCCAAACTGCAAGCACAGGTGCGCATTGG
The genomic region above belongs to Canis lupus dingo isolate Sandy chromosome 33, ASM325472v2, whole genome shotgun sequence and contains:
- the LOC112677642 gene encoding cytochrome c oxidase copper chaperone produces the protein MPGLAAASPAPSDSQEKKPLKPCCACPETKKARDACIIEKGEEHCGHLIEAHKECMRALGFKI